GAAATGCCTGAAGGTgtcgacgacaaaaaaaaaaaaattagatccAGCCTCGCTGCATTATGCTTGTCCGCAAAACTTAATGCTTCAGGTCAGCCTCTTGAAGAGTCCAAGGGTGGCAACGTGGATCACTTAGTGGAGGAGCTGCTctgtctgtagaaaaaaaaaatgctgcatgcGATAGAATAAATTGAGAAAGACTACGAAAGGCTTCCATCTGATGCACTAGCAGTGTCTGTCGCCCATGAATCGTACTCCGCTGAGCGGCGGATGGTCGCCCTGTATATTATGTGGCAAGCTACGCTGTGAGAAATCTGGTACTTTGTAATAATCGTGATGAAAGCAAGAACACCCGCCTTATTTCCAGTGTTGGTGGTTACGTGTTATAAGTAACACCGTTACTGGTATAGCATGTTACTTCAGTAATTAGTATTTGACGCACTTGTTATACATGTATAAATAGATCTGATGCTTCAATTGCCCGAGTTGTAGTTGTCAGCAAGTCGTTCCTGCAACACTGTAGCGCTATTCATCAGCCCGTTTccaaaataaaatttgcttctgctgataaTACAGGTCACGGAGCATTAAGTTTGCAGTATCTAGAAAAGCAAGGCTCAAGTTTCCATAAACAGTTACAATTCTAGCGGGCCCTGTGTAGGTTAAAGGTGCAAAAATTATTTACACAGCAAATATTTTGCACTGCAAATACCTGCGATTATGGTCCGCTAGCAGATGCCAACTGCCAGAattactgtaatttttttttaggtTAGTGATCATATTTTTTCGGAGGTTGACGGTGAAATATTATTTAGGCTTTCTGTGACCATGAGAGATGGATTTAACACATGCCACGACGTTATAAGCCATCACATGCAACTATCCGGTGCACATTAGGCCACTGTGATATACAGCCGGCATCTTGTGCAAAATTTCCTAGTTTATTTCACCTAAACTAGCTATAGTTGTTTTGGTCAGAGACTTCGATTCTTTTCTTTTGATAGGTTGAGGAGCATGGGACTAAAAGCTCGAGAGGTTGACAAAGTACCAACCCAGTCACAAGTTGGCAAAGGAACAATACATGATAGACATTCATACatgtagaataaaaaataaacttcacaaGTATCAAATGACACCAAGTATGAATACAAAAGGTATGAaacaaagctccacaaatagatagCAAGTGAATACTTATGTATCATGagggcatgaacatgaaaagcaaaaatCAATAAGTAGAGCGGCCAAAATTCCGGGAGACGTGCTATTCGGGAAAGTGAATGAGCTGGGCGAAGCATCTAATGTGACGATTTTGATTATTTAAAATTACATATATCTACACTGCTTTAGTTGTGTATTAATCATAAGGAATTAATTACATATAGTATTATAATGAAGTGTCATAAATCATCAGGATCAAAAGTATACACTGGTACACATAAACATCACAGTAAAAGATTCAATACAGTAATAAGAATTGCAGAAAGAATGCGCAAGACAGCCAGTTGTAGTGACGTTTCTTGCAACATTTAAATAGATTAATAAGGAGTTCTCAATGGCAGAAAAAAAGATGAAGTGTCAGAATCTTCGTGGTTTAAGGTGGTCAATAGATAAGGTAGCCTGTAGGACAATGTTCATCCTAAACGCTTCTAGGAATAGGTAAAATCCAAGTTTAATTATTCGTGCCTAGTGAGACAAACACTTGGGTTTACATTTATCTTAGCAAGATTCATTACGGTACTAGAACCATGTTTAGCGAATGCTTTATGACATGTCAGATATAAATACAAGGTTTATTAAAATGATATTCTGGCTCCCACAGCCCGGACACATTGATTCAAACTTCTGATCTTGGAGTATAATcgatgaagaaccccaggtggtcgaaatttccggagccctccactacggcgtctctcataatcatatggtggttttgggacgttaaaccccacatatcaatcttggAGTATATTCGAAGAAGACGTACGCTGTTTTTATTTCGGTAATGGTAATCCGTTGCCTTTCTGGTAAGCAACATAGGATGGTAACGCGAATATTTATTGTTAACTTAGCGAGTAACCTGtctggttactttttttttttatgtatacaACACCACTTGTTTCTAAACTAAATGTGCCAAGAAATCTCCTAGTCCAGGCAGAAGTGGTATCTCAGTGGAGCTTTGCAGATCGGTCGAATTCCCTTGGTGCAATTTTATTGACTCACTCGATCCAACTTCTTTTTAAAAGGCGTAAaccaacaataataataaaaaagagtaAATAGTAAAGCTATGAGCGTTGTAGTGCATGAACACCTGACATGCAtgaaaataaagtgttttttGTAAAAACTGTTCGCATGTCTGCTGCTGAAAACATGTTTATTGCGCTATTTGTGTGTAACTGCGTAACtgtgaatgattgattgatatgtggggtttaacgtcccaaaacgaccatgattatgagagacgccgtagtggaggactccgcaaattcagatcatctggggttctttaacgtgcaccgaaatctgagaatGAGTAACTGTACGCCACTAAAACTGTTACATTCAGTGGCTGATAATCAACGCTAAGAGAGTATTCAAGTTGCGGCTTGCGCAAGATTATGCGTTCGGAACAGCGAAACGGGGCTCTGATACCAAAGTTTCCACTCGTGGTTGAATAAATTTAGTATGTTCAAATTAATATGAAGCCTTACAGTGATTAACATCTCTGGGCGCACCTGCAGCTCCGCCGCGAATAAACGCAATATCATTACAGGCCAACttcggcgatttttcgaggtcaatggatcttaatgaaattcactgggtatgTTCCTTTCCACATTTCCATCATTTATACCAATTTAGaggcttgagagatgcgctgattgtttgcaaaCGATTTCAAAGATTTCCTCGCAAAGCTCAcatcgcttgccagaattattggaaACACTGTCTgggtgacgtcatgtttggcatgtcaacggaagtgatgCAGCTGATGCCAACGCTATTCCGGccactacagcgtttattgtggtGGCCACAAGGAGACGGCGGAGGTGTTCGGCACGGGTATTGCAGAGGAAAGCTTTCTTCCTCCCCGAGAGGTGTTTGGCTGGTGCTTCACTCGTCTGgatttcacagttttcatattaCGTGCCGGCAggaccagtatacggcctccagTTCTTAACAAACAGTACGTCATACGCAGTAAGGGCACCCGTTCAGGTTTCAGTTTAGCACCTTTTTTCTTATTAAAATCATTTGCGAATTTTCTGAGCATTTGAGATATTGGTGTCGTGACAAGAGTatctcaggaacatagaaacaccattaccttgacatggtcgaaaaatcaccggagttaGCCTTTAAGTCCACGAAAGTTGGCGACAAGTCTTGCTCGTAAGAGTGGTTCCTTTTCAAGAGTGGTTTTCAGAGATAATACTTTAAAGGCCTTAGATACAATGTACTGCCCTACACTTGCTCGATCAAAACGATTTTACCGAAAACGGGTCACCACCACACAGCATGTGGAGAGCGGCGCATGCTGTCTCGTTTATCTCCTCCGCAAGGTTACCCGCGTCGGTGCGTGCAAcgccccaagcggcatcggcatgctttggggaccggtttcggcggccgcttttcacacctccccattATAGCCACCctaataccgctggggcgttgatgaaaatcgcctcggtgatgcgagcacgactggcgcccggcagacggtgatgcatgctgctgggagaggcaattttcgatgtcgcgtggtctctggccgtaacggggtggcggcgagtacgcagagaagccttgaagcccaagacggcgatatgggcactggcggtacaagtgatcagcttctccgcagtgaaagcatagaggccggggATCATGTGTgtgccaaacatcagacttccgaggagacatGTGCCGAttgtcgatgtactggaccggttgcaccaaacgatgggcgacagaagcaccacggacaaagggcaAGGGTGGTGGTGTGTATGTGCCTTCGTAGTACGATATGTGCTgtgctgactcgagtgaaacagcagggacaggatgaacgaacaatggcAGCGACGCAGCAGGGcatttcaaggcttccgcataggttgTCCCACGGCAGTATTCAGTAGTAGCTGGCGCAGCTGTATCAAGAGACAAAGTGTCCCGGAgagcctggtgcagctcatccttgatcaaaGTTGCAACAGAGCTAACTGTAGGacgaggtgttacaccagccttttgcaactcttcacatactatattacggatgagttcacgtagagaGTCATCGCTGGTTCCagcggcggtgaaaatgtcggcagtagacatgccactgacttgcctgtcgtattggttggatcgctgctgaaGCATTTTTTCCActgtcacggcttcagacaagaactccgccaCCGtattcggagggcttcgcacggggccggcaaaaagctggtccttgacaccgcgcatcaagtgacgcaactttttgtcctccgtcattctctaatcggcccgtcggaagaggcgcgtcatgtttTCGACGTATGTGACCACaatttcgtttggcgactggacactggccagaatagctcgttcagctctttcttggtgATCAGCGCTGGCATAGGTCTGTAGAAGTCTACGAGTGAATTCGGGCGACGTCGTCAGCTCCTCTTCTCAATTTTGATACCAcatacgtgccccgtcttcgagatagaaatagacacgacccagtttcgccgcatcatcccactgattcaaggtggctatgCGCTcaaagtccgccaaccagtcctcaacgtccttgCGCTCTGCACCATGGAACGTCGCCAGTGCCgctgggctttccaacgtatagcggttcgatgtcgtgcttcccgtgccggttggcgaGGTTTCcgccgaagcgctggtcatgtttgtcgacgtggtgagAGCAGTATCGTCGACTTCCGAAGGCGATCCCCTGATTTGGCGGCTGGTCCGATACACGGGAGTATtaactggcactggactcgtactACGGCTccctgggggggggggtctgcagcatccattgagactacccagcacttccaccagttcaCATTCAATTCATATTCAATGCGAGTTGCAAGTGTCTACTTCTTGTCTTCTAGTTTGTGCTACTTTGAGTATTGTGGATACATTCAATTCATCTGAAAAAATCAGTGTTCACGGGTCCCCAGTGTCTCTTTATGACTTTATACCCGGTGTTTCAAACTCACCTCAGCTGATGGGCCACAGTCAGAAAATATCATTCTCTTGATGGGCCACACTCGTAAAGCAGGTTTTAGCATGAAAGAGTTTGAACAAAATGTCAGCTGAAGTTGCAATACAAAAAAAGGTCTTATTGAGAAACATATTATTACTGATCATATTGAAAGACTGAAATTTGTTAATCAAGATGCCGATTCTGAAATATAGTTTTTGATCCATGGTTATGTTCTAAAACATTACTGGATAGAGtgccttatgaaaaaaaaattgcctgagATCAGTCACCTTTCTGTAGCTCATGAACATACTTATCAAAAATATGGAATGAGGACAGTTGTGAACAGGTCAGGCTGATAGCAAAAGGTCCACGAGTTGCATATTTGAGACCCCTACTTTAGAGCATCTATGTTCTGCCCATCTTTCAAAGAGAAAAATAGAAGATGCACAAACCTCCAGTCTCCATATTCCAATAGTACGTGTCCCCTCCCTCAGTGACACCTTCAAACCACAACACCACTGGTGCTGGCGTAGACAAATTCGCTGCCTCTTTCTCCGCTGCTTTTTCTTTGAGCTTGGCTTCCTCAGCAGCGTACCGATACGCTTCAATTTTCGAGCCCCCGGTCTTGACATCTTTTTCAAATGCCTGCAATGCAGCCTGCAACACGCAATTATTGGGGTTACCAACCTGAGGGTGCGGAACGGGTCATTGATTCCATACCTGGTTGATTCCATCCATGATGTTTTCATAGCTCTGCTGAGCTTTCTGcatcttctttcctttcttcatgATCTGCAAGCACCCCAAAATGTTATGGAATTAGATGGACCGTTCAAAATGCTAGTGGCCTACGAATTCCTGCTTCTTACCTCCGTGATACGCTTTTGCACATTGGCTTGATGATTTTTGCCCCTTTCATGAAAATCtatgctctgaaaaaaaaacagagaagttTACACTGTTCTTGTAAGGATACAGCAGAACAACACTAAAATGCTTTCTCAAGTATTTAGTGTTTTGTGAATTCCCTAAAGATCAATAAGAAgaaagtgtaaaaaaagaaatatagttCACAGGCTAATTAACATGGAACAAAGATCTTGTGTTATCACAGCAGCGCTACAAACACTTGAAAACATCTAGCCTTTGTGATGAGTGATTTGCTGATGTCGAGTGGAATCTGTGTATTGAACACCTTTCAAAATATCTGCCATGTCTCAAGAAATGAAGGGTGCCAAAGGAGCAACATGAAAGAGCAATTTCACTACATATAAACAAAAGAATCTGTTAGAACTTATTTCTGAAAtcatgataaaaaaaattgctgagaAAATCCTGATGAGACACCACCTATAAAGACCAATACCTACTGAAGGCTAAAATTATtgtcgttaaagaacccccagatTCGTCGCTCAAGAAAAAAACTGTAAATATTGTCACAGGTATGGAGAGGTCTTTTTGGCACGGGCACCGAAATGACATATACTCGATGAATACGACGACACTTGTTCTGGGGCCGAGTCTGGGCCGCCCTGCTGACCTGGATTCCTGTGTGCTGTGTGCAGTATTAACCTGACTGGTGCTAACTTAATAAATATTTCCATAACAATACAATAACACTGAAAGTCATGGGCTAATCTGCCTGTTGCAATACTTACCGCCTTATTGTCTGCAAACCAACACTTGCAGACCTCGCAAAACTTTTTAGGTTGCGATTTCCAGTAGTCAGCCCTGAAATGATGACGAACAAGTCAGTAATTTCTTTACCACACAATCATATGGCATGAAATTGTATGCTGCACACCAATTTTCCATACACACTAGGCTTCAACTGTTAGTGATTACTGGGGAGAGTGAAAGCTGATGCAATGATGATGTCTCAGATAACTGATATTTCAACTTCCCTAGACTCCGATTTCAATTCGTTTCGTTAGCAAGACCCATATGGACAGTACTTGCACGTAACTAAGAGCAATGATAATATACAAGATGTCAATTAAGCTAGCGGAATCGAATAATAAAACATTGTAGACAAAGCATAAAACGTGTTTTCGTCAACAAATAAATAGACCACCAAGAAGCTCAGCAAGCAAACAACCAAAAGTAGCAGCTAGAAATGTACTTGCGGTAGCTTGCTAGATTATCTGAGGTAAACTAAGTGATCACTTCGGTTCTCATGTTATCACACTATCACTCACTTCTTTCATAATTTTAGCACTTCATTTTTTATCACGAATTAACAAGCCGCCAAAGGCTCATCCACCATTTCAACAATTAACTGACATGGCTATTACACTTTTCACCTTGATGCTTTTAACATATGGTAAAACACCTGTGTTTGCAATTACTGAAAAGTGCAGTTCTTTAACAATTAGAAGACATTCCTCTTTGTCCTTCCGTCTGTTTCTCCCTCCTTCTACAGATATAAAGCACGTACCATCTATTCAGACATCAGGTGAACTTAGGGCTTCACAGGTTTTGTGGATTAATGTCTGCGGACTCTGGAAACGACTTGTATTGAACGAAGTACTTTGGACAAGAGCAAAGGCAAGCGAACTATGCATAGTTTATTTCTGGAACAGTTGGTGCCCCTTGTATTTCTGAGAAAGTTAAGAAGAAACGAAGTGGACGCTAAAGATCCTAGTGTTGTCCacatttcttctttctccttttttttttccatctcaCACGAAGTAAGCGCGAGCCATTTTGCATACTTAACGTGGTCATACGTCACACGAAGTCTGACATCACATTTCATTTTTATAGGAACAGTTCAAAATCCGCATGCTGCAACTAACAATCTGGGCTGTTTGTCTATCCGATACTACAACTGCTTACTAAACGAGTTCGTTCAATAACACACGAAGCAGACGAACGTTTTCGCACTATACACTTCTCTGCTTCTCGAGACAGAAAATATTCCAATTAATTTGTCAACTGTTCGGGTTTAACCTCCCGAAACCAAGGTATAATTATGATGAAcgtcgtagcggagggctccggaaattacgatcatctggcgttctttaacgtgcccctgaATCTaggtacacgggcctccagcatttcacctccttcgaaatagcggccgggattcgatcccacgaccttcaagTCAGCATTTGAGCACCGTAACAGCAAGACCACTGAGGCGGGTGGCCCAGCGCATCACTTTTATATGTATGCAACATCTATTTACAAGGCATTTACATTTCGGGTGATTAGCAATAGACTGTCAATCAACCAGTTAACGCAAGGTCAACTACAGTAAACGTTTACAATGTGTGCTTTATAGAATGAATTCATTTTGCAAACGTTTCGAGAGTACACTGCCGCTACACGTAACAACTTCGTCGGTGTCAAACCAGAGCGCTGCTACGACCAGAATGCCAGAGGTAGCAATCACAGTGGCTGTACCAACTAGACGGAAAGCAGCGTCGCCTCGTAAAAGCGTAGCATTGACGATAAATCAGAAACTTACATTGCGGATCGAAATGTTTGGATAGGAGAAACGACACTCAAAACGCCTGCGAGTGAATCGCTGTGGATTCAGACAACGCTAAAGCTTCGGATCAACTTGGCTTGCGTTGAGCCGCCATAGCATGGTTGGCCACCATAATAGTCACCATGACCATACggtgcacggaggaaggaaaggtgatgCGGTGGCTTCGTGCTAAAAGTAGTTTCGTTCTCGACAAAGTAGCCGCTTAGATTGAGAGAGGTTGAGTGGTTGAGTGAGTGTTTGAGGCAGAGAAAGATGCCTGTATTCCCGCAAGCGTACGTCGTGAGAGGAGAAGGAGGGGGGAGGGCAATTAAAGATCGAAGAGAGTGGAAAAAAGACCACGTTCTTGAGATAGATTGAAGTCCTGCACACATAATGAAAGAGGTACAAAATCTTATAACATGTACCAGACCAGTAGTAACATGCAACCGCATGGTCCCTACCTTCAATTAACTTGAAAACGATTATTTAATCGGAATGCAAACGTTGTGTTTATCAGAGGAGTTACTTCCTCTATATATTTTGCCCCTATAAAACCGCAAACATGACCACAAATATAGGGACATACGGGAGaagtagccccgccacggtggtctagtggttaagatactcggctgctgacccgcaggtcgcgggatcaaatcccggctgtggcggctgcatttccgatggaggtggaaatgttgtaggcccgtgtactcagatttgggtgcacgttaaagaaccccagatggtcgaaatttccggagccctccaccacggcgtcgctcataatcatatggtggtgttggatgttaaaccccacaaatcaatcaatacggGAGAAGTATATGTGTCAACCACTTGGGTGCCAGCAAAGCACAAACCTTTTTCTGGTGCACCTAATGTCAAATATGACATATACTCAGGTATGCGCCAAAACCTATAGCTTAGCAACTGAAGATGCAAAAAACAAAGCCAACGAAATAAACTGTCAGAAAACATTGGTGTGATTTGAGCACTGTTTTTAGGCATTACTGTGAAAGGCATTGATATCCTAGGCATATCTGATGCCATGAGAAGAACACATGACAACTGTATCCATGCATGCATATTGTGCACTGCTGCCTTAGCAGCTGAAAAACTGGGAAGTGCCAGCAAGGCACAAAGTGTGTATACGAATAAATGCATTATGCAGACTATACCGTTCACTCCTTTGGCAGAGAGGTATCGTAGAGGTTACGCATCGCTACAAAAACTGTCTTGAGATAGCCTAGCATTTACCTGTACAAGAGATGAATAACATTAAATGCTGCCTCCCAATTAGTTGTGATATTCCCTCttttttatagaatactttaatTTCCTTTGTCTCATTCATTTTCCTGTTTGTTTTCTACCTTGATGCTTCATAAATTCTAGTCACCCTAACATTCTTATAAAAATATTCTAAAAACCCTTGTTCTTTTAACGAAATCCTCCAAGGCATAAAATGACAAGCACCAGCAGTGACATCATGTCATTCCATGTCACTGACTAACTCTCTCAGACATAACACCCAAGGATAACAAgtaatgcaaatgagttctgtggAGACCCGCAAGGTGGTGGAAGTGTTAAGAggaaaagaaaatcacagcatatccatggagtgaacgaTAActagtggggcaaagcgtccgtccgtccatgcttccatctgtccgtgcatctgtctgtccatccgttcttgcttccattcgtccgtctatctgtctgcacCTGCAGTGCTGAGTGGGTCATAAAACCAGGCGGTCACGAACCGCGATGAGCTAGGAGGAATAGACCCTCGGCTTTAGAAGCTTTGTCCCTAACAGACAGCCACCTATTTGTGGCacaaagccacaagaaaatctGTACAGATTTCTCAAAAAGATTTTTGTGGCTTGGTGCTACAAACGGGTAGTTGTCTATTTTCTCAAGGATAACACGATGCCTGTGACGAAGATAGGTCCACCTATAGAAACGTGGACCAGTCTGTCTAAGGTCCTCATTCCTATTTATACCTATATTGCACATTGTGTGTCCACTCGTAGGTTCCCCCCTGTATTTTGAATTTCTATGCAAGCACACAAATTTGCCACTCATACACACGAGACATTTTATGTTAATATAACTGATGCTTTGTTTTCACTTCTCTTGTGAATAAAGTACGAATGCCATTGAGTTTTGTAGTACATGTCGCAAGGATAGGGCTTCAACATTGGGGCTGACGAATCAGTAGACCATTTTCATGCTATTCTCAGAATGCCCTGTGGGCACACAGAGAACTATGGGAAAAATGCATACACTGAACGAGCTGGCTGTTCCATCGCTCGTAGATCCGTGAAAGTACAAAATAAAAAGTACAGTTCACTGCTTAATAACTATTATTAAATCCTAACTACCACACGTGTAAATATTGCAGCGGCATTTATCTTTATGCATGAAATGTGAAAGAAAAAATGTAGTCAGCCAGTGTAAGTTATCGTGTACTGATAC
The nucleotide sequence above comes from Rhipicephalus microplus isolate Deutch F79 chromosome 2, USDA_Rmic, whole genome shotgun sequence. Encoded proteins:
- the LOC119169978 gene encoding WW domain-binding protein 4, with translation MADYWKSQPKKFCEVCKCWFADNKASIDFHERGKNHQANVQKRITEIMKKGKKMQKAQQSYENIMDGINQAALQAFEKDVKTGGSKIEAYRYAAEEAKLKEKAAEKEAANLSTPAPVVLWFEGVTEGGDTYYWNMETGESTWEKPECDYVPFSNQQEPSSESAPPEDDSSIEPDSSIGPAPKASPYGEWQAVKPKQAPKIDLQLPQKSEGIEEVVISVPSDAPKRMKFAEKTVGSLESEEGEDASSVFKKRKLGSHGKRNVRQRTDDD